Proteins encoded by one window of Flavobacterium sp. N502540:
- a CDS encoding ABC transporter permease, producing the protein MNNNSPNDWLFEITPKNKFFSLNLKEVWQYRDLLFLFVKRDVITVYKQTVLGPLWYLIQPLFTSVTFTIIFNNVAGIETGTVPPFLFNLAGITVWNYFTACLTGTSDTFKANAAIFGKVYFPRIITPLSVVISNLVKFGIQFFIFIGFYIFYYFQGADLSLNSLVLFFPVLIIIMGILGLGLGMLISAMVTKYRDFSHLIGFGIQLLMYLSAVMYPMELIKDKLPAYGWLVVYNPLAYIIETARFMLLNVGNISVLGLTYTLIVTITIFFIGLLVFNKTEKSFIDTV; encoded by the coding sequence ATGAACAACAATAGCCCCAATGATTGGTTGTTTGAAATAACACCTAAAAATAAGTTCTTTTCGTTAAACTTAAAAGAAGTTTGGCAGTATCGTGACTTATTATTTCTTTTCGTAAAACGTGACGTAATTACGGTTTATAAACAAACTGTTTTAGGTCCGCTTTGGTATCTGATTCAGCCATTGTTTACCTCCGTAACTTTTACAATAATATTCAATAATGTTGCCGGAATTGAGACAGGAACTGTTCCTCCATTTTTATTTAATCTGGCGGGAATAACAGTTTGGAATTATTTTACTGCCTGCCTGACTGGGACATCAGACACTTTTAAGGCTAATGCCGCGATTTTTGGAAAAGTATATTTTCCGAGGATCATTACTCCTCTGTCCGTTGTAATTTCAAATCTTGTAAAGTTCGGAATACAATTTTTTATTTTTATTGGATTCTATATTTTCTACTATTTTCAAGGAGCAGATTTAAGTCTAAACAGTCTTGTTTTATTTTTTCCTGTTTTAATAATCATAATGGGGATTTTAGGATTAGGTCTGGGAATGCTTATCTCAGCGATGGTAACAAAATATCGCGACTTTAGTCATTTAATTGGTTTTGGTATACAATTATTGATGTATTTGTCAGCAGTAATGTATCCTATGGAACTTATTAAAGATAAATTACCGGCTTATGGCTGGCTTGTTGTATATAATCCATTAGCTTATATTATCGAAACTGCCCGTTTCATGTTATTGAATGTAGGTAATATTTCGGTTTTGGGATTGACTTATACTTTAATTGTAACTATAACAATATTTTTTATCGGACTTCTGGTTTTTAATAAAACAGAGAAAAGTTTTATAGATACTGTTTAA